A DNA window from Engystomops pustulosus chromosome 6, aEngPut4.maternal, whole genome shotgun sequence contains the following coding sequences:
- the ZNF865 gene encoding zinc finger protein 865 gives MKVVTYDMEANAGDEGIHFQSYPFDFLEFLNHQRFEPMEFYNHHEHSKPAAALPCTSASYDCGSQNQPNNTQLPTDSTSKPKEFKLEVSSSVSSPKKAETVHIQSNNHPSAPNPQAIYDGTFNAQQWGIVGLSSHQLLLNNIKRSLPVTQEVQGEKDTKDDKQYFRKLKYLLDRRFPCTVCQKSFKQSSHLMQHMLVHTGERPYECNVCGRSYNHISSLIRHRRCHKEGTEVENTSTVLPTDIETAAATAVVAAAMSESYLNSMEMPVAEVQANVTVQPDGPFTCNLCWKVFKKQSHLHQHQIIHTGEKPFSCTVCEKSFNRRESLKRHIKTHSDSLKVYCEICGKAFRDATYLLKHQATHTGLRPDYNCDVCGKSYATTQSLLRHKHLHEQNIPLLHPTLPQNSLIENTRDPNVSVTLEATSLLSTDDVQRDPEATSVIERIGSVVVNPSVRRQSSLSTNTSKNFCCNICGRGFGRRETLKRHERIHTGEKPHQCSVCGKRFRESFHLTKHHVVHTRERPYKCELCGKVFGYPQSLTRHKQIHRLQLPCTVQTGALPVDQLPFGCTDCGQKFPDSFHLMNHKELHMSDKPYVCDICRKCFGFIENLMWHKLVHQTAPECLIPVNQCQEVNENNQINCMQNGMVSTVATSNGVMAPDTPPVTITSEEHPMIPSGERFSCSICGQSFKHFLGLVTHKYVHLVRRTMACNVCGQTFTGAYDLLLHRRSHLQKRHFTCSICGKRFWEAVLLMRHQRCHTEERPYRCTICGRGFLHSWYLRQHKVVHTGERAYKCALCNKRFAQSSSLAEHQRLHTVARPQRCPTCGKTFRYRSNLIEHQRVHLGEKVYRCDQCGKSFFYISSILRHQRSHNAKPDLRCSCCLKFFKDPKYFNKHIQTHQGGRPFKCGTCGEAFSNTYGLKKHRQEHKVEKFAAAAAVASLAEGQDI, from the exons AT GAAAGTTGTCACCTATGACATGGAAGCAAATGCAGGAGATGAAGGAATTCACTTTCAGAGTTATCCTTTCGACTTCCTAGAATTCCTCAATCACCAGCGCTTTGAACCTATGGAATTCTACAACCATCATGAACACTCCAAGCCTGCAGCCGCTCTCCCTTGTACCTCTGCTTCATACGATTGTGGCTCTCAAAACCAACCTAATAATACTCAGCTTCCTACTGATTCAACTTCCAAACCTAAAGAGTTCAAACTAGAAGTTTCATCTTCTGTCTCTTCACCTAAAAAGGCAGAAACGGTACACATCCAGTCCAACAATCATCCTTCTGCGCCCAACCCCCAGGCTATCTATGATGGGACTTTCAATGCACAGCAATGGGGAATAGTGGGTCTTTCAAGCCATCAGCTTCTTCTCAATAACATAAAGCGTTCCCTTCCAGTGACTCAGgaagtccaaggtgaaaaagacacTAAAGATGACAAACAATACTTTCGAAAACTGAAATATCTACTTGATCGACGCTTTCCTTGTACGGTGTGCCAAAAATCCTTCAAACAGTCATCGCACCTAATGCAGCACATGCTTGTACACACTGGCGAGAGACCATATGAGTGTAATGTTTGTGGACGCTCATATAATCACATTTCTAGTCTGATTCGACACAGACGATGCCATAAAGAGGGCACAGAAGTAGAAAATACCAGTACAGTATTACCAACAGACATCGAAACAGCTGCAGCAACAGCTGTAGTAGCTGCAGCAATGTCGGAGTCCTATTTGAATTCAATGGAGATGCCTGTAGCCGAGGTACAGGCTAACGTAACGGTACAACCGGATGGTCCATTCACTTGCAACCTGTGTTGGAAGGTATTCAAAAAGCAAAGTCACCTTCACCAGCACCAAATCATTCATACAGGTGAGAAGCCCTTTAGTTGTACGGTATGTGAAAAGAGTTTCAATCGCCGTGAAAGCTTGAAACGTCATATAAAGACACACTCCGATTCCTTAAAAGTCTATTGTGAAATATGTGGTAAAGCTTTCCGAGATGCTACGTACCTGTTGAAACACCAGGCAACTCATACGGGTCTAAGACCAGACTATAACTGTGACGTTTGCGGAAAGTCATATGCTACTACGCAGAGTCTTTTAAGACATAAGCATCTGCATGAACAAAATATCCCTTTATTACACCCAACCCTTCCCCAAAATTCACTCATTGAGAACACCAGAGATCCCAATGTATCTGTTACATTAGAGGCAACTTCTTTACTTTCTACTGATGATGTCCAGAGAGACCCAGAAGCTACAAGTGTTATCGAAAGAATTGGATCTGTTGTAGTAAATCCATCTGTCAGAAGACAGTCGTCTCTTTCTACCAATACAAGCAAAAACTTCTGCTGTAATATTTGTGGGCGTGGCTTTGGTAGACGAGAAACGCTAAAACGACACGAACGCATTCACACTGGGGAAAAACCCCACCAATGTTCAGTTTGTGGAAAGAGATTTCGAGAATCATTTCATCTTACCAAACATCATGTAGTTCACACCCGGGAGCGTCCTTACAAATGTGAGTTGTGTGGAAAGGTTTTTGGCTATCCTCAAAGCCTTACAAGACACAAGCAAATCCACCGGCTTCAGTTACCATGTACAGTACAGACAGGAGCCCTGCCTGTCGATCAGCTCCCATTTGGGTGCACAGACTGTGGTCAAAAGTTTCCAGACTCTTTTCATCTCATGAACCACAAAGAACTTCATATGAGCGACAAGCCTTATGTTTGTGACATCTGCCGAAAATGTTTTGGCTTCATTGAAAATTTAATGTGGCATAAACTGGTTCACCAAACAGCTCCAGAATGTCTGATTCCTGTAAACCAGTGTCAAGAAGTTAACGAAAACAATCAAATAAACTGCATGCAGAATGGTATGGTGAGTACGGTGGCAACATCAAATGGAGTTATGGCACCAGATACTCCTCCGGTGACCATTACATCTGAGGAGCATCCCATGATTCCAAGTGGTGAGAGATTTTCTTGCAGTATTTGTGGTCAGAGTTTCAAGCACTTTTTGGGTTTAGTTACCCATAAATATGTACATTTGGTAAGACGCACCATGGCCTGTAATGTATGTGGGCAGACCTTTACGGGAGCTTATGACCTTCTCCTTCATCGTCGGAGCCACCTTCAGAAGAGACACTTCACGTGTTCTATATGTGGCAAACGATTTTGGGAAGCTGTTCTTCTTATGCGACATCAGCGTTGCCACACAGAAGAACGCCCATACCGCTGTACAATTTGTGGAAGGGGCTTTCTACATTCGTGGTATCTTCGTCAACATAAAGTGGTACACACTGGTGAGCGTGCTTACAAATGTGCACTGTGCAACAAACGTTTTGCCCAATCATCCAGTCTAGCGGAGCATCAGAGACTTCACACCGTAGCTCGTCCTCAACGTTGTCCAACATGCGGTAAGACTTTCCGCTATCGATCCAATCTTATAGAACACCAGAGGGTTCACTTAGGGGAAAAGGTGTATCGGTGTGACCAATGTGGCAAGAGTTTCTTTTACATTTCATCCATTTTACGGCATCAGAGATCTCACAATGCCAAACCGGATCTTCGCTGCTCTTGTTGTTTGAAGTTCTTCAAAGATCCAAAGTATTTCAACAAACACATACAGACCCATCAAGGTGGGCGTCCCTTTAAATGTGGAACATGTGGTGAAGCTTTTAGTAATACATATGGACTCAAGAAACACCGCCAAGAGCATAAAGTTGAAAAGTTTGCCGCAGCTGCCGCTGTAGCTTCTCTTGCTGAAGGACAGGACATTTAA